The region CATGCCCCTGTGCTTCAACGATCAGGTCGCCGAGTTGCTTGGTCTTTTCGTTCATCGATTGCTGCCCCAGGCGCCCAAGCGCGACATCAGCGGGAATGGCTGCGACGGTGCCTCGAAACGCGGCGGCACGCCGAGCATCGGGGCCACGCGCTCCACGATGTTGCCGGTCACCGGGCCGGCATTCCAGCCCGCGGTCGAGAACCCATAGGTTCCCTCCACGGCCTGAGGCTCATCCATGATGGTGAGGAACACGTATTTCGGCTTGTCGGCCGGAACCACCGCCGTGAAGGTGGTGAAGTTCTTGTTCTTGGAATAGCGGCCGTTGATCACCTTCTCGGCCGTGCCGGTCTTGCCGCCCACGAAGAAGCCCGCGATGGCCGCTGAGCTGGCCGAGCCTTCCGGCACCGATGCGTTGAGACGCATGACGTAGCGCATGGCCTCACTGGTCTCGGGCTTGATCACCTGCAGGGCATTCTGCCTCGCCTCGGCCTCGGTGCGCTTCAGGAAAGTCGGCTTGATCAGCACGCCGCCATTGACCAGAGCGCCGACGGCCATGAGCGCCTGCAAGGGCGCGACCGCGAGGCCGTGGCCGAACGCGATGGTCATGGTGTTGAGTTCGCCCCAGCGCGGCGGAATGATCGGCAGGGCGCTTTCGGGCAGCTCGGTCTCAAGGCGCGAGAGCTGGCCCATCTTGCGCAGGAACGTCTTGTGACCTTCCACGCCGATGCCGAGCGCCATGCGCGCGGTGCCGATGTTGGAGGAGTGCACGAAGACCTCCGGCGTGGTGAGCACCCGGTGCGTGGCATGGTAATCGCCGATGGTGAACTTGCCGTAGCGCAGCCCGGAGCGCGCATCGAAGGTCGAGTTGATGTTGTACTTGCCGGAATCGAGCGCCATCGCGACCGTCAACGCCTTGAAGGTCGAGCCCATCTCGAACACGCCGACATTGATGCGGTTGATCCGGTCCTTGTCGAGTGCATCCACCGGGTTGTTGGGATCGTAGTCCGGCAGCGACACGAGGGCGATGATCTCGCCGGTGTTCACGTCCAGGATCGCGCCCGCCGTGGCCTTGGCCTTGAACTTCGCCATGCCCTTCACGAGTTCGTCGCGCAGGGCATGCTGCACGCGTAGATCGAGGGACAGCTGAACCGGCTTCAGGTCGGCGGCGGAGATGTTGAAACCCGCGCCGTTGAGATCCTGCAGCCCCATGCTGTCGATGTATTTCTCCATCCCGGCGATGCCGACATTGTCCACGTTGGCGAAGCCGAGCACGTGGGCGGCGGCTTCCGCATTGGGATAGATGCGCTTGTTCTCCGGCAGGAATCCGATGCCGGGAATGCCGAGGCGATGCACTTCCGCCTGCTGGCGCGGCGTGATCTCGCGCTTGACCCAGACGAAACCCTTTTTGGTGCCGAGCTTGTTGCGAAGATCCGTGGCATCGAGATCGGGCAGGACGGCGGTGAGAAGCTCGACCGCCTCGTCCTTGTCGATGATGTTGCGCGGCTCAGCGAACACCGACACCATCTTCACGTCGGTCGCCAGGATCTCGCCGTTGCGGTCGACGATGTCGGGGCGGGCGGCGGAAATTTCCGACGAAGCCGCGCGGCGTACCTCGCTCGTGTTCTCGCTCGTGACGGCGAGAAAGACGAGGCGTCCGCCGATGAGGCTGAATAGCCCGACGAAGCACGCGGCCGCGAGGCCCACGCGCGAGGTGCTCTTGTCGTGACGCAGACGGAACAGCTCGCGGGCGTGACCGAGGATGCCACGCTTCGGACGTCGCGCGGAAGCACGCGGCGATGCGCCGTTCGCGTCTTCGACCATCGGGTCGGTTCCGTAGGTGGCATCCACCTGCGGGTTCGCGTCGTCGGGAAGGTTCTTACCCTGCCATTCGGTTTGGGGCTCTTGCAACACGAGGCTCACCGTCTAGGGGTTTGGGTCGTCGGGGTGCGGGCGTCCGAATTCTTGTCCTTCGGCGTCGAGGTCGGCCCAAGAAGGCCGAGCGCTTCGAGCTTGCGGCCGATCTCGTCCTCGCGGGACGGACGGTTCGGCAGCTCGGACAGGCGCGCAAGCTGCTGGATCTTCAGCGGCTGCAGGTCGAGATGCTTGTCGGCGGCTTCCTGCAGGCGGTCGGGGCGGTCGAGATATTGCCACTCGGCCTGCAGAACCGCGATGGCCTCACGCTCGCGTTGCAGCTTGGTCTTCAGCTTCGCGACCTGCTCGGCATAATAGAGCGTGTCGTACTTGATCGAATAGGCATAGCCTGCCGATGCGATGAGAGCGGAAATCGCGATGATGTGGAGCAGCCGGATCATCGGCGCCCTCCCCGTTTTTCAGCCGTGTGCGGCAGCTCGGCCAGCATGGCGATGGCGCTCAAAGGCTCCTGCGGCGGCGTGCTCGTGCGCGCGCCGGCCCGAAGTTTCGCCGAACGCGCCCGCGGGTTGCGCGCCATTTCCTGCTCGCTCGGACCGACGGGACCTCGAGTCACCGCATCGAAAGTCGGCTCCGGTGCGGCGGCCGTCGGCAGATGGCGCGAGCCCGTGGCCGCGCGGCCGGTGCGGGCCGCGAAGAACTGCTTCACGATGCGGTCCTCCAGCGAATGGAACGTGACGACCACGAGGCGGCCGCCGGGCGTCAGGATGCGCTCGGCCGCATGCAGGGCGCGCACCAATTCGCCGAGCTCGTCGTTCACCGCGATGCGAAGCCCCTGGAACACCCGCGTCGCCGGATGGATGCCGCCGGGCTCCTGCCGGATCAGCGACGCGACGAGGTCGGCCAGTTGACGCGTGGTCTCGAACGGCTGGCGGCGGCGCATCTCGATGATGGCGCGCGCCACCGCGCGGGCGCGGCGCTCCTCGCCGTAATGGTAGAAGATGTCCGCAAGCTCGGCCTCCGAGGATTCGTTCACGAGATCGGCTGCGCTCGGACCGCTCTGTTCCATGCGCATGTCGAGCGGGCCCTCGTTGCGGAACGAAAAGCCGCGCTCGGCCTGGTCGAGCTGCATGGACGATACGCCGATGTCGAGAACGACGCCGTCGACGCTCTCGAAGCCCTGCTCACGCGCGACATCGTCGAGATCGCCGAAACGGCCCGGGACGAGCATCAGGCGTTTCTTGAATTTGGCCGCAAGAGAAGCGCCGCCCGCGATCGCATCGGGATCGCGGTCGATGGCAACGACCTTGTTCTGGGGATGTCCGTCGAGAATGGCGCGGGTATAACCGCCTGCGCCGAATGTGCCGTCGATGAAAGTGCCGCCGCGCTTGACATCGAGAGCTGTGCACACCTCCTCCAGGAGAACAGGAACGTGACGGGACGGTCCGCCAGCGGCTCCGGCTCCTGGGCCGTCGCCGCGCCCCATCATCGCTCCCGTACTCCTGGTGAGGTGTTCAGCACTAACCTTGGCTCCATGACTCGGCTTCCCAATGCTTTCTTCAGGTCTCGGACCTTCGTGCGCGCCTCCTCCAAGTGCGCACGGAAGCGCTCGGGCTCCCAAATCTGGAACTTGTGACCAAGTCCGACGAACGTCACCGTATCGCCGATCCCGGCATGCACTTTTACCGTGTCCGTCAGGATGACACGCCCCTCCGGATCGACCTTCAGAATTTCGCTTGTCCCGAACAACGCCGTCGACAGCTGATCCCGCTCGTCCGAATAGGGCGACAGCGTCGACAAGAACGCATCGATTTCGTTCAGAAGCGTGTTGCCGCCCGCGTCCAATGCCTGCGCGTCGAGCGCCGGATGGACGTAGAGCCCCTCGAATCCATCCTTGGCCAATACGGCCCGGAAGGATGCCGGGATCGAGACGCGACCCTTCGAATCCAACTTGTTGGTGAAATTGGACACGAAGCGGTTCATTGGCCGCAGCTCGCACGCTCCTGATTGTCAGCCCCCAGGCGGATCTCGCGGATCCACCACCCGCGGCCGGTGATGACGCTACTTCCCGAAACCGAACGTCAGCATTTCTTGAGTGCTTGACGCCCCCTTCGGAAGACACCGTCGACGGGATGGTTTGGGATAACATGGGAGAATATGGGCGTCAACGGAACGGGGATGGGGCACACGCCTCGCGGCATGCATTCCCCATGAGACGCATTTACGGTTAATGAATCGTAAGCGACGCAACGGTTTGCGCCGCTTTCATGCAAATTTCGGCCTGTGGATAGATGGGGTCAGCCGGCCTGTAAGCCGGGTTCTGTAGGGCCCAAAGTCTAAGACCTTGGACGTGGCGGCCATTCCTCTGGGACGATCATTGCTGAACGCCTCAAGCAACCAACCCGGACGACGAGCCTGGAAGCAGGCCTGGCGCGAACGCCTGTCGTCCCTATTCGGTTTTGCTCCTGGTGGGGTTTACCATGCCGTCCGCATTGCTGCGTCCGCGGTGCGCTCTTACCGCACCCTTTCACCCTTACCCCGAGGTCCGAGGACCTTTGTGGGGCGGTCTGCTCTCTGTGGCACTTTCCCTAGGGTTGCCCCCGCCGGACGTTATCCGGCACCTTGCTTCCATGGAGCCCGGACTTTCCTCCCCGAGCATAAGCTCGAAGCGGCCGCCCGGCCAGCTGACGAGGGGGATGTGGTGCAAAAGACGCCCCCGCGTCAAGGCCGAAGGTTACTCGGCCGCGGCGGTCAGCACCTTCACCTTCGCGCAATAGGCGCGCGAGGCGCTCGTCATGGTGGTCGTCCGGTGCCCGAACTGATAGCGCAGGATCGTGCCGCAGGTGTCGCCGCCGGCGAGCTTGTAAGCCCTGGCGAGGTACTTCAGCCCGTAACGCAGATTGGTTTCCGCATCGAGAAGACCTGCGGCCGGCCCTTGGTAGCCGAGGGATTGCGCGGTGCGGACATTGATTTGCGTCAGCCCCAAATGCGCGCCGTTGCGCGCGCCTGCGTTGTAGCGGCTCTCGAGCCGCACGACCGCATCGGCGAGTTGGTACGGCAAACCATTTTCGGACGCGTAGCGCGCGATCAGCGGCTTGAGAGCACTGGCTTTGGCCGCATCGGCCCGCCCGGAGCGGGAAAGCCCCGACAGATCGACCGGAAGCGCCGAGGTCTCCTCGACGCCGGCCTCCTCCTCGTCCGCGGCAGCCTTGGCGGCGACGACCGGAGGCGCCTCGGAGACCTTCGCGGCTTTGGCCGCTTCCTTGGCCTTCTTGGCATCGCCCTTGGCCGCCTTGCCTGATTTTGCCGCCTTGGCGGCCTCGGCCGCCTCCTCCGCCTCGATGGCAGCCTGCTCTTCCTTGAGGGCGGCTTCGGCGGCCTTCTGCTCCTCGATCTGCGCGCGGACGAGTTCCTCGGCGTCCTGCGGCGAAATCAGGGTGTTTTCCGCTCGCGCCTGCGGCGCAAGACCAAGCGTAGCCAGGCTTATGATGACGGCCGCCACCGTTCTCAAATCACGCTGCCAAGTCATATGCAAACTCCAGACGGCATAGGCCGTAGAGCGGCGGTGGGTGGTGGCGAAATAAGGCAAAGTTGTGACTCGGCAAGTCGCAATCATGTCCACGCAATGCTTAAGCTAGACGCTCCAGTCCGATGAAATCGAGGCTGGACAAGGCAGAAATAGCCTGAGAGCGACGCGAAAAATTATTCGTTCCTCTTACGCGCAGGAAACGCCGTTCGCTGCAAATAAGGCAGCTTCACGAATCAAAGATACGAAATTACGTATCGATATCCTGGGCCTGTCATCCAGAGGGAATATCGATGAAGACCATAATCATAGCAGCCGGCGCTGCAGCGCTCGTCCTTTCGTTGACCGCCTGCAACACGCCGGGAGAACGCGCGCTCGGCGGAGGCGCCATCGGGGGTCTCGCCGGAGCGGCCATCGGCGGCCTGGCGACCGGGCATGCGAGCGGCGCTCTTGCCGGCGCGGCGATCGGCGCCGCCGGCGGCGCCGTGGTCGGGGCCGCGTCCACGCCCGAACCCGAGCCCGTCTACGTCCAAGAGCCTGTGCCGGCAGCGCCGATCCGCAGCGGAATGCCTCCATCCGGCCAAGGCCGGGTTGACCAAGGCAACCGCGCCTGGTCGCCCAAGGACTGCAAGTACGGTACCATGGTGCACCACGGTTCCGTGGTTTGTTCCCCTTGACTCCCCATGGAACCGATCGGCTAGGAAACAGTTGGCAGTAAGGCTAAGCTAACTTGCTCAAGCTTTCTCCAATTTGTCTGTCGCTGACCAAGAGGACACGTCCATGAAGAAAATCATCACCGCTGTCGCCGCGGGTGCTCTCACCCTCTCGATCGCCGCCTGCAACACGCCGGGCGAACGCGCCGTCGGTGGTGCCGCAGTGGGCGGCCTTGCCGGTGCGGCCATCGGCGGTGCTGCCACGGGTCGTGGAAGCGGCGCTCTGGCGGGCGCGGCCATCGGTGCTGCCGGCGGTGCCATCGTGGGTGCGGCGACGGCTCCCGGCCGTCCGGCTTGCCCCTACGGCACGTACCAGGACGTCTACGGCAACGTTTACTGCCGCTGATCGCGCATCACAGACCGAATTTGAGGGGCCGGGACATTCCCGGCCCCTTTTCTTTTGCCCGCACTTGAGATTACGACTGAACGTAAGATGATTCAGTCGATTTGGGGTAAGCTGGGTGGCGCCGGCATCGGACTCGCGTTGGGCGGGCCGATCGGCGCCCTCCTGGGTGGCGTCGCCGGCCACGTTCTCATTGACCGCGAAGGTGCTCTCTTCGGGAAGCCGCCCCGCGACGTGCTCTTCACCATGGGTCTCGTGGCCCTCGCGGCCAAGATGGCGAAGGCCGATGGCGTCGTGGTCGACGTGGAGGTCCGGGCCTTCGAGCAGATCGTCGACGTTCCGGAAAGCGAGCACGACAAGGTGGAGCGCCTGTTCAACCTCGCCATCCAGACCACGGACGGCTTCGAGGCCTATGCCCGCCAGATCGGCGATGCCTTCAAGGACGAGCCCGCCCTGCTCGAGGACGTGCTCGACGGCCTGTTCCACATCGCCAAGGCGGACGAAGCCATCCACGAGGCGGAATACGCCTACCTCAAAGACGTGGCGACGATCTTCGCCTTTTCCGATCAGGATTTCGCGCGCATCGCCGCCCGCCACGTGCTGCGCGCCGACGATCCCTATCTCATTCTTCAGGCGGACCGGAGCATGAGCGACGAGGAGCTGAAGCGGCATTATCGCCGGCTCGTGGCCGAGAACCATCCCGACCGGGAGATCGCCCGCGGCCTGCCCCCCGAGGCCGTCAAGATCGCGACCGAGCGCGTAGCCGCCATCAACGCCGCCTGGGAAAGCATCGCGGCCGAGCGGAACATCAGGTGACCGCATGAGCGCTCTTTCCCCGGAAAGCCCGATCGCCAGCAAGGTGTTTCCGTCGCCCAACCATGGGGAGCGCAAGGACGCGCAGCGCCCCAGCATGGTCATTCTCCACTACACGGGGATGCCGGACGAGGGCGAGGCCCTGCAATGGCTGTGCAATCCCGTATCCCAGGTCTCCGCCCATTATTTCGTGTTCGGCGACGGGCGCGTGCTCCAGCTCGTTCCGGAGATGCGCCGGGCCTGGCATGCGGGCCTCTCCTCCTGGGACGGCGTGACCGACATCAATTCCTGCTCGATCGGCATCGAGATCGCCAATCCCGGACACCCGGGCGGCCTGCCTCCGTTCCCCGATGCGCAGATCGAAAGCGTCGCCGCTCTGACGAAGGACATCGTCACCCGCTGGCGCATCCCCCAGACGCGGGTGCTCGGGCATTCCGACGTCGCGCCCGGCCGCAAGGTCGATCCGGGCGAGCTTTTCCCCTGGCGGCGCCTGCACGAGGCGGGGGTAGGCCATTGGGTCGCACCGTCGGCCACGAGCGATGGCCGCTTCTTCTCGCGCGGCGACCAGGGCATGCCGATCGAAGCCTTGCAGGCGATGCTCGCCATGTACGGCTACAGCGTGAGGATCAACGGCGTCTTCGACGAGGACACGGAGAAGGTCGTCGCCGCTTTCCAGCGCCATTTCCGGCCCGAGCGCGTCGACGGCGTCGCGGACGCCTCGACCATCATGACCCTGCGCAACCTGATCGCCACCCGGCCGCAGGTTGCCGCATGACGAAGAGTTAACTCGTCACGCCCCGGGAAATCGGCCACAATCCGCCATCATGATATTTCGTAGGGCGGAGAGGATTTTTCTGTGCGTCGCGTCTGGTTGTGGTTGATCGGCATCGTGCTCGTGGCGGGCGTGCTCGGTTTCGTGCTGTGGAAGCCCACGGGGAGCAGCGCGTCCGATCAGGCCTATCGCCTCGGCGTGGTGGATCGCGGCGCCATCACGGCGAGCGTCCGCGCCACCGGCACGCTCAATCCCGTCACGACCGTGCTCGTAGGCTCCCAGCTCTCGGGCCAGGTGGTCGAGATCCTGGCCGACTACAACACGCCCGTGAAGGAAGGCCAGGTCGTCGCCCGCCTCTATGCGGAGCAGATCAAGTCGCGCCGCGACGCGGCCCTTGCGGATCTCGCCCAGGCAAGGGCGGATCTCGACACCAAGCGCGCCCAGATCGACAAGGCGCAATCGGCGCTGCAGCGGTCCGAGGCGCAGGCGAACGACCTCGCCGCGCAGCGCGACCGGGCGCGCGCCCAGCTCACGGAGGCCCAGCGCAACCTCGACCGGCAGCGGGAGCTGACCACCCGCGCGGTGGGGACACAGACGGCTCTCGAGCAGGCCGGAACGCAGCTCGACGTCCAGAAGGCGAATCTCGCCTCGGCGGAGGCGCAGATCGCGTCGAACAAGGCGGAGACCGACGGGCTCAAGGCCGACCTCGCGCTGGCCGAGGCGAACCTGAAATCGGCAGAGGCGATGATCCTGCAGCGGCAGGCGAAGCTGAAGGATATCGAGATCGATCTCGCGCGCACCGACATCAAGTCCCCGGTCGACGGCGTCGTGATCCAGCGCGACATCGAGCTCGGCCAGACCGTCGCGGCCTCGCTCTCCGCCCCCACCCTGTTCACCATCGCGCAGGACCTGAGGGAGATCGACATCTACGCCAATATCGACGAGGCGGATGTGGGACGTCTCAAGGACGGGCAGAAGGTGAGCTTCACCGTCAACGCCTATCCGAACCGCACCTTCGAGGGCATTGTGCGCATGGTGCGCCTGTCCGCCCAGACGGTGCAGAACGTGGTAACCTACACGGCCGTCATCGGCGTGAGGAACAGAGACCAGGCCCTTCTCCCCGGCATGACGGCGAACCTCCAGATCGTCACGGACGAGCGCGAGGACGTGCTGCGCGTGCCGAACGCGGCCCTGCGCTACCGGCCGCCCGTCTCCGTCGTGTCGAGCGGCTCGGCGAATGCCGCGCAGGACGGCCAGCCTCGGCGGCGCGCAGGCGGCCGCGATGCGCAGATGCAGACGGACGAAGGCACGAGCGGACGCATCTACCGCGTCGGGCAGGACGGCAATCCCCAAGTCGTGCATGTCCGCCTCGGCGCGACCGACGGGTCCTATACGGAGATCC is a window of Microvirga lotononidis DNA encoding:
- the ftsL gene encoding cell division protein FtsL, whose protein sequence is MIRLLHIIAISALIASAGYAYSIKYDTLYYAEQVAKLKTKLQREREAIAVLQAEWQYLDRPDRLQEAADKHLDLQPLKIQQLARLSELPNRPSREDEIGRKLEALGLLGPTSTPKDKNSDARTPTTQTPRR
- a CDS encoding peptidoglycan D,D-transpeptidase FtsI family protein, producing the protein MVEDANGASPRASARRPKRGILGHARELFRLRHDKSTSRVGLAAACFVGLFSLIGGRLVFLAVTSENTSEVRRAASSEISAARPDIVDRNGEILATDVKMVSVFAEPRNIIDKDEAVELLTAVLPDLDATDLRNKLGTKKGFVWVKREITPRQQAEVHRLGIPGIGFLPENKRIYPNAEAAAHVLGFANVDNVGIAGMEKYIDSMGLQDLNGAGFNISAADLKPVQLSLDLRVQHALRDELVKGMAKFKAKATAGAILDVNTGEIIALVSLPDYDPNNPVDALDKDRINRINVGVFEMGSTFKALTVAMALDSGKYNINSTFDARSGLRYGKFTIGDYHATHRVLTTPEVFVHSSNIGTARMALGIGVEGHKTFLRKMGQLSRLETELPESALPIIPPRWGELNTMTIAFGHGLAVAPLQALMAVGALVNGGVLIKPTFLKRTEAEARQNALQVIKPETSEAMRYVMRLNASVPEGSASSAAIAGFFVGGKTGTAEKVINGRYSKNKNFTTFTAVVPADKPKYVFLTIMDEPQAVEGTYGFSTAGWNAGPVTGNIVERVAPMLGVPPRFEAPSQPFPLMSRLGAWGSNR
- a CDS encoding N-acetylmuramoyl-L-alanine amidase, which encodes MSALSPESPIASKVFPSPNHGERKDAQRPSMVILHYTGMPDEGEALQWLCNPVSQVSAHYFVFGDGRVLQLVPEMRRAWHAGLSSWDGVTDINSCSIGIEIANPGHPGGLPPFPDAQIESVAALTKDIVTRWRIPQTRVLGHSDVAPGRKVDPGELFPWRRLHEAGVGHWVAPSATSDGRFFSRGDQGMPIEALQAMLAMYGYSVRINGVFDEDTEKVVAAFQRHFRPERVDGVADASTIMTLRNLIATRPQVAA
- a CDS encoding TerB family tellurite resistance protein, with the protein product MIQSIWGKLGGAGIGLALGGPIGALLGGVAGHVLIDREGALFGKPPRDVLFTMGLVALAAKMAKADGVVVDVEVRAFEQIVDVPESEHDKVERLFNLAIQTTDGFEAYARQIGDAFKDEPALLEDVLDGLFHIAKADEAIHEAEYAYLKDVATIFAFSDQDFARIAARHVLRADDPYLILQADRSMSDEELKRHYRRLVAENHPDREIARGLPPEAVKIATERVAAINAAWESIAAERNIR
- the rsmH gene encoding 16S rRNA (cytosine(1402)-N(4))-methyltransferase RsmH — translated: MMGRGDGPGAGAAGGPSRHVPVLLEEVCTALDVKRGGTFIDGTFGAGGYTRAILDGHPQNKVVAIDRDPDAIAGGASLAAKFKKRLMLVPGRFGDLDDVAREQGFESVDGVVLDIGVSSMQLDQAERGFSFRNEGPLDMRMEQSGPSAADLVNESSEAELADIFYHYGEERRARAVARAIIEMRRRQPFETTRQLADLVASLIRQEPGGIHPATRVFQGLRIAVNDELGELVRALHAAERILTPGGRLVVVTFHSLEDRIVKQFFAARTGRAATGSRHLPTAAAPEPTFDAVTRGPVGPSEQEMARNPRARSAKLRAGARTSTPPQEPLSAIAMLAELPHTAEKRGGRR
- a CDS encoding efflux RND transporter periplasmic adaptor subunit, which gives rise to MRRVWLWLIGIVLVAGVLGFVLWKPTGSSASDQAYRLGVVDRGAITASVRATGTLNPVTTVLVGSQLSGQVVEILADYNTPVKEGQVVARLYAEQIKSRRDAALADLAQARADLDTKRAQIDKAQSALQRSEAQANDLAAQRDRARAQLTEAQRNLDRQRELTTRAVGTQTALEQAGTQLDVQKANLASAEAQIASNKAETDGLKADLALAEANLKSAEAMILQRQAKLKDIEIDLARTDIKSPVDGVVIQRDIELGQTVAASLSAPTLFTIAQDLREIDIYANIDEADVGRLKDGQKVSFTVNAYPNRTFEGIVRMVRLSAQTVQNVVTYTAVIGVRNRDQALLPGMTANLQIVTDEREDVLRVPNAALRYRPPVSVVSSGSANAAQDGQPRRRAGGRDAQMQTDEGTSGRIYRVGQDGNPQVVHVRLGATDGSYTEILRGDVPEGAAVIVGAQRAGAGDDAGASSTGRRPRPPRMF
- the mraZ gene encoding division/cell wall cluster transcriptional repressor MraZ, whose translation is MNRFVSNFTNKLDSKGRVSIPASFRAVLAKDGFEGLYVHPALDAQALDAGGNTLLNEIDAFLSTLSPYSDERDQLSTALFGTSEILKVDPEGRVILTDTVKVHAGIGDTVTFVGLGHKFQIWEPERFRAHLEEARTKVRDLKKALGSRVMEPRLVLNTSPGVRER
- a CDS encoding lytic transglycosylase domain-containing protein, coding for MTWQRDLRTVAAVIISLATLGLAPQARAENTLISPQDAEELVRAQIEEQKAAEAALKEEQAAIEAEEAAEAAKAAKSGKAAKGDAKKAKEAAKAAKVSEAPPVVAAKAAADEEEAGVEETSALPVDLSGLSRSGRADAAKASALKPLIARYASENGLPYQLADAVVRLESRYNAGARNGAHLGLTQINVRTAQSLGYQGPAAGLLDAETNLRYGLKYLARAYKLAGGDTCGTILRYQFGHRTTTMTSASRAYCAKVKVLTAAAE